The following are from one region of the bacterium genome:
- a CDS encoding DoxX family protein encodes MAKVTRRGTIVGDPPIAQFLFSDTRMAWFWLLVRLYAGYEWLIAGTEKLSNPVWTGSKAGLAITGFAKGALAKTAGEHPNVAHWYAVFLQGIVLPHAVVWSWAITLGEIAVGIGLILGLFTGIAAFFGGLMNANYLLAGTVSTNPILFILATWLVLAWKTAGYLGLDYYVLPLLGTPGRPGRLFGAPPKKIHPLPA; translated from the coding sequence ATGGCCAAGGTGACGAGGCGTGGAACGATCGTGGGGGACCCACCGATTGCGCAGTTTCTGTTCAGCGATACCCGTATGGCGTGGTTCTGGCTGCTGGTGCGGCTCTATGCGGGCTATGAGTGGTTGATCGCCGGCACGGAGAAGCTGAGCAATCCGGTGTGGACGGGGTCGAAGGCGGGGCTCGCGATCACCGGCTTCGCGAAGGGCGCGCTGGCGAAGACGGCGGGCGAGCATCCCAACGTCGCGCACTGGTACGCGGTATTTCTCCAGGGAATCGTCCTGCCCCACGCGGTTGTGTGGAGTTGGGCGATTACGCTCGGCGAGATCGCCGTCGGTATCGGACTGATTCTCGGCTTGTTCACCGGCATCGCCGCGTTCTTCGGCGGTCTCATGAACGCCAACTATCTGCTGGCGGGGACGGTCAGCACCAACCCGATCCTGTTCATCCTCGCCACCTGGCTGGTGCTGGCGTGGAAGACCGCGGGGTATCTCGGGCTGGATTATTACGTCCTGCCGCTGCTGGGGACGCCGGGACGGCCCGGCCGGCTCTTCGGCGCGCCGCCGAAGAAGATCCACCCGCTGCCGGCCTGA